One part of the Caproiciproducens sp. CPB-2 genome encodes these proteins:
- the rlmD gene encoding 23S rRNA (uracil(1939)-C(5))-methyltransferase RlmD: MEIKKNELVDMEITGYTAEGNGVGRYRDIAVFVPLAAAGDRLRVKILKTAKTYAFGRIDKIVTASKDRVPLDCAQFAQCGGCVYRHISYQAELKAKQQRVRDALERIGGFHELKIRPIVGAENPDRYRNKTQLPIGRGPGNEVRMGFFASHSHRIIHCSECLLQPDEFTAAMEAFQEWARQSGEDIYDEETGKGRLRHLYLRRAGATGEVMVCVVVNGNGVHFEPELVEMLKKKVPGLKSVIINVNRERTNVVLGQKCRTVWGSDFITDTLCGLNFHISPMSFYQVNRDQAERLYTLAGEYAGLTGKETLLDLYCGTGTIGLSMAKNAAHVIGVEIIEQAVEDAKKNAELNGITNAEFLCADAAKAASMLKNRGTRPDVVVLDPPRKGCDASLIDTVAAMAPQRVVYVSCDPATLARDLKLFVQKGYEPKVVTPVDMFPRTAHVETVVLMSRVKD; the protein is encoded by the coding sequence ATGGAAATTAAAAAGAACGAACTTGTGGATATGGAAATAACCGGCTATACCGCGGAGGGAAACGGCGTCGGCCGCTATCGGGACATCGCGGTGTTTGTGCCGCTCGCGGCGGCGGGGGACAGGCTTCGCGTAAAGATACTGAAAACGGCCAAAACCTATGCGTTTGGCCGTATCGATAAAATCGTGACCGCCTCAAAGGACCGCGTTCCGCTCGACTGTGCCCAGTTTGCGCAGTGCGGGGGCTGCGTGTACCGCCATATCAGCTATCAGGCGGAGCTAAAGGCGAAGCAGCAGCGCGTGCGGGACGCCCTCGAGCGCATCGGCGGCTTTCATGAGCTAAAAATCCGGCCGATTGTCGGCGCGGAAAATCCCGACCGTTACCGCAACAAAACGCAGCTTCCTATCGGGCGCGGCCCGGGGAACGAGGTGCGGATGGGCTTTTTCGCCAGCCACAGCCACCGCATCATCCATTGTTCGGAGTGCCTTTTGCAGCCGGATGAGTTTACCGCCGCCATGGAGGCTTTCCAGGAGTGGGCGCGCCAGAGCGGAGAGGATATCTACGACGAGGAAACCGGCAAGGGAAGGCTGAGGCACCTGTACCTGCGCCGCGCGGGCGCGACCGGCGAAGTGATGGTCTGTGTGGTCGTCAACGGCAACGGGGTGCATTTTGAACCGGAACTGGTGGAAATGCTGAAGAAAAAGGTGCCGGGCTTGAAAAGCGTCATCATCAATGTGAACCGGGAACGCACGAATGTGGTTCTTGGACAGAAATGCCGTACCGTTTGGGGCAGCGATTTTATTACGGATACGCTCTGCGGCCTGAATTTCCATATTTCTCCCATGTCGTTTTATCAGGTCAACCGCGACCAGGCGGAGCGGCTTTATACGCTTGCGGGCGAATATGCCGGCCTGACCGGAAAAGAGACCCTGCTGGACCTTTACTGCGGGACTGGCACCATTGGCCTTTCCATGGCGAAAAACGCCGCGCATGTCATCGGTGTGGAGATCATTGAGCAGGCGGTGGAGGACGCGAAAAAAAACGCGGAGCTGAACGGAATCACCAACGCGGAGTTCCTTTGCGCGGACGCCGCGAAAGCCGCGTCCATGCTGAAAAACCGCGGGACCCGCCCCGACGTGGTGGTCCTCGATCCCCCGCGCAAGGGCTGTGACGCTTCCCTGATCGATACCGTCGCCGCCATGGCGCCGCAGCGCGTCGTCTATGTTTCCTGCGACCCGGCTACCCTTGCGCGCGACCTGAAGCTCTTCGTACAGAAAGGCTACGAGCCCAAGGTCGTTACCCCCGTGGACATGTTCCCGAGGACGGCGCACGTCGAGACGGTCGTATTGATGTCAAGGGTAAAAGACTGA
- a CDS encoding DUF488 domain-containing protein, whose product MALQIKRVYDPFQTSDGIRLLVDRLWPRGISKEKAHLDGWVKELAPSRELRMWFGHKADRLEEFGMLYRKELDADAGAQAAARQIILQSRENTVTLLYGAKDPKINHAIVLKEYLGSKALSE is encoded by the coding sequence ATGGCGCTGCAAATAAAACGGGTTTATGATCCTTTTCAAACAAGTGACGGGATACGCTTGCTGGTGGATCGTCTGTGGCCGCGAGGCATATCCAAAGAAAAAGCGCATCTGGATGGCTGGGTAAAAGAACTCGCCCCCAGCCGCGAACTTCGGATGTGGTTTGGGCATAAAGCGGATCGTTTGGAGGAATTCGGCATGCTTTATCGAAAGGAACTGGATGCGGATGCCGGAGCGCAGGCGGCCGCCCGGCAGATCATTCTTCAAAGCAGGGAAAATACGGTTACCCTGTTGTATGGGGCAAAAGACCCGAAAATCAATCATGCGATTGTCCTGAAGGAATATCTGGGATCGAAAGCTTTGTCCGAATGA
- a CDS encoding heavy metal translocating P-type ATPase: MKKFERKLLGLTKRYAAPLTFAAGALTVIGYTAERLTGWKALIIAAYLVATVLAGLPILFKALTGFRMKTVGIELLLSIAVIGALYIGEYSEAAIVTFLFQFGTYLEQRTLNKTKSAIRTLTEMAPATAWRLDSSGAVEISADEVEEGNRLLVKTGGKVAVDGMVESGEGYLDEASINGESTPAHKGPGDQIFAGTILDSGTLEMRATKVGEDTTFAKIIALVEEAQDAKSPAERFIDRFAKWYTPVVVVLAVTAWLITRNLDTAITVLVLACPGALVIGAPVANVAGIGRGARNGTLLKGGDSVHTFAKTDTMVFDKTGTLTVGHPSVTALYPYTDNIPKALELAAAVESASDHPLAAAIVNYAKDRGAESSETIHSEAEKGLGLRAEINGRSVLAGSARMMEANGIPLTESQRHDLAEAQNRGATTVLLAVGGKILLLFAISDAVKPGAAQMISDLYKLGVKRTVMLTGDNRKTAEAVATKIGLSEARAELLPQDKLAAVKAMQREGHVVAFVGDGVNDSPALAAADTGIAMGGGTDVAVETSDVVLIRSNLESIPIALRLAKRTVGLTRQNIVIAVSTVFLLLAGLFAGYIHMASGMFVHEASVLVVILNAMRLLRPARKNKIELENLT, encoded by the coding sequence ATGAAAAAATTTGAGAGAAAGCTTCTCGGCCTGACGAAACGGTACGCCGCGCCGCTTACCTTTGCCGCTGGGGCGCTGACCGTAATAGGATATACTGCTGAAAGGCTTACCGGTTGGAAAGCTCTCATCATTGCAGCGTATCTTGTCGCTACGGTTCTGGCGGGGCTGCCAATCTTGTTCAAAGCGCTGACGGGGTTCCGGATGAAAACGGTAGGCATTGAGCTTCTACTGAGCATAGCGGTAATCGGCGCATTGTACATTGGGGAATACAGCGAGGCGGCAATCGTGACGTTCCTGTTCCAGTTCGGTACCTATCTTGAGCAGCGAACCCTGAACAAGACGAAAAGCGCCATCCGAACGCTTACCGAAATGGCTCCGGCCACAGCTTGGCGGCTTGATTCTTCCGGCGCTGTGGAGATTTCCGCAGATGAAGTGGAAGAAGGCAATCGGCTGCTGGTAAAGACGGGAGGCAAGGTCGCGGTAGACGGTATGGTTGAATCGGGAGAAGGCTATCTTGATGAGGCCAGCATTAACGGGGAATCAACCCCTGCACACAAAGGCCCCGGCGATCAGATTTTTGCAGGCACTATTTTGGATAGCGGGACGCTGGAGATGCGGGCAACCAAGGTCGGAGAGGACACCACGTTCGCCAAGATTATCGCGCTGGTGGAGGAAGCACAGGATGCGAAATCTCCTGCGGAACGGTTTATCGACCGATTTGCAAAATGGTACACGCCTGTGGTAGTCGTTCTGGCTGTCACCGCGTGGCTGATTACCCGGAACCTTGACACCGCGATTACGGTTCTGGTGCTGGCTTGCCCAGGCGCGCTGGTGATTGGCGCCCCGGTGGCCAACGTGGCGGGGATTGGGCGCGGCGCCCGGAACGGGACGCTGCTTAAAGGCGGCGACAGCGTTCACACGTTCGCCAAAACGGACACGATGGTCTTCGATAAGACCGGGACACTGACGGTGGGACATCCCAGTGTGACAGCGCTGTATCCATATACGGACAATATCCCGAAGGCGCTGGAGCTTGCGGCGGCCGTGGAAAGTGCCAGCGATCATCCGCTGGCTGCTGCCATTGTAAACTACGCGAAGGATCGGGGAGCGGAATCTTCGGAGACGATACACAGCGAAGCGGAAAAGGGCCTTGGACTGCGCGCCGAGATCAATGGCAGATCGGTTCTGGCAGGCAGCGCCCGTATGATGGAGGCAAACGGGATTCCCTTGACGGAAAGTCAGCGTCACGATCTGGCGGAAGCGCAGAACCGCGGCGCTACCACTGTTTTGCTGGCTGTAGGCGGGAAAATTCTTCTGCTGTTCGCGATTTCCGACGCGGTAAAACCGGGCGCTGCGCAAATGATCTCTGATTTGTACAAACTCGGCGTCAAGCGTACGGTGATGCTCACTGGAGACAATCGTAAAACCGCCGAGGCGGTAGCGACGAAAATCGGGCTCAGTGAAGCGCGGGCAGAGCTTTTGCCCCAGGATAAGCTGGCCGCGGTAAAGGCTATGCAGCGGGAAGGGCATGTTGTGGCTTTTGTGGGCGACGGCGTGAACGACAGTCCCGCGTTGGCCGCCGCGGATACTGGCATCGCCATGGGCGGTGGCACCGATGTGGCCGTGGAAACCTCTGACGTGGTTCTGATCCGGTCAAATCTGGAAAGTATTCCGATTGCTTTACGACTTGCAAAACGCACCGTTGGATTGACACGCCAGAATATTGTTATCGCGGTCAGTACGGTGTTTCTGCTGCTCGCGGGACTTTTTGCAGGCTATATCCATATGGCCAGCGGCATGTTCGTCCATGAAGCCAGCGTTCTTGTGGTGATCCTCAACGCAATGCGCCTGCTGCGTCCCGCACGAAAAAATAAAATAGAACTGGAAAACTTGACATAG
- a CDS encoding heavy-metal-associated domain-containing protein, giving the protein MKKVTMQLEQLVCPTCAQKIETALKNASGVESVTVLFNSSKAKVQYDEEKTEPEALAAVVRDLGYDVLKLS; this is encoded by the coding sequence ATGAAAAAAGTGACGATGCAATTAGAACAGCTTGTTTGCCCCACCTGTGCCCAGAAGATTGAAACCGCATTGAAAAATGCATCCGGTGTGGAATCGGTCACGGTTCTGTTCAACTCCAGTAAGGCAAAGGTTCAGTACGATGAAGAAAAGACGGAACCGGAAGCGCTTGCCGCGGTGGTACGCGATCTTGGTTATGATGTGCTGAAACTGTCATAA
- a CDS encoding iron-sulfur cluster repair di-iron protein, ric, with protein MSVKRGALENCPKSVLAAFKELDAVLPVVRRVHGGAHPELEKVGWLVGNLHARLSEGTDRSELNRILDQLREVTGGYTAPSDACEGFQKEYQLLSQIDAGIRTEVK; from the coding sequence ATGTCTGTCAAAAGAGGTGCTTTGGAAAACTGCCCGAAATCTGTCCTTGCTGCTTTCAAAGAGCTGGACGCAGTCTTGCCGGTGGTACGGCGTGTACATGGCGGCGCTCATCCCGAGCTTGAAAAGGTCGGTTGGCTTGTCGGCAATCTCCATGCGAGGCTGTCCGAAGGAACCGATCGCAGCGAACTGAACAGGATTCTGGATCAGCTACGTGAGGTAACTGGCGGATATACCGCCCCTTCCGACGCCTGTGAGGGGTTCCAAAAGGAATACCAGCTGCTTTCACAGATTGACGCCGGTATCCGAACGGAAGTAAAGTAA
- a CDS encoding Crp/Fnr family transcriptional regulator: MPNHVCAELVPIFNHLDHESLVKISGITRHRNFRRGETVFSPDRQSGLIIISRGRVKVYQLSGSGKEQLLRVLESGDFFGAESLFGSENPAGFGEALSALEVCTIGREDFMNLLAQYPSISIKLLEEYNRRLVAADRLITSTATESVASRLAGYLLDLMKVAESNEVTLPLPMKELAAFLGTAPETLSRKIGKFEEEGLLERNGKRIRILQPDTLNDIE, translated from the coding sequence GTGCCAAACCATGTGTGTGCGGAACTGGTGCCTATTTTTAACCATCTGGATCATGAGAGCCTGGTAAAAATCAGCGGTATAACGCGGCACCGGAACTTCCGCCGGGGGGAAACGGTGTTTTCTCCCGACCGGCAGAGCGGACTTATCATTATTTCCCGCGGCCGTGTCAAGGTCTATCAGCTTTCCGGATCGGGGAAAGAGCAGCTTCTGCGCGTGTTGGAGTCTGGTGATTTCTTTGGGGCGGAAAGCCTGTTCGGATCCGAAAATCCGGCCGGCTTCGGCGAAGCGCTGTCGGCGCTGGAAGTCTGTACGATCGGTCGGGAAGATTTCATGAATCTGCTGGCGCAGTATCCGTCGATCAGTATCAAGCTGCTGGAGGAATACAACCGGCGCCTGGTTGCGGCGGACCGCCTTATTACCAGTACGGCAACCGAATCCGTGGCGTCCCGTCTGGCCGGATATCTGCTGGATTTGATGAAGGTAGCCGAATCAAACGAAGTGACACTTCCACTGCCCATGAAGGAGCTGGCCGCATTTTTAGGGACGGCCCCTGAGACATTGTCCCGAAAAATAGGGAAATTCGAGGAAGAAGGCCTTTTGGAGCGCAATGGTAAACGAATTCGCATTTTGCAGCCCGACACGTTAAATGACATCGAATAA
- a CDS encoding anaerobic nitric oxide reductase flavorubredoxin yields MAKKLTDKVSWVGKVDWELTRFHGDEYSTHKGSSYNSYLVRDKKTALIDTVWQPFDKEFVARLKQDVDLKSIDYIVMNHNEIDHSGSLPELMREIPDTPIYCTANGQKIIQGHYHRPEWNFVTVKTGDTLDLGDSKLIFVEAPMLHWPDTMFTYLTGENILFSNDAFGQHYATESLYDDTVDQAELFTEALKYYANILTPFSKFVTRKIHEVLDLKLPLNLVCPSHGVIWRSHYAQIIEQYLKWADDYQENQVTLVYDTMWNSTRKMAEAIAAGIRDADPSIAVKLMNSAKEDKNDIISEVFRSRAILVGSPTINNGYLFSIGGMMEMIKGLKFKNKRAAAFGSYGWSGEVVKQLTEELNKAGFQIVNEGHRALWIPDEAELATCREYGKQFAESL; encoded by the coding sequence ATGGCAAAAAAATTGACGGATAAGGTAAGCTGGGTTGGCAAGGTCGACTGGGAGCTCACCCGGTTCCACGGGGACGAATATTCCACGCACAAGGGCTCCTCATATAATTCCTATCTGGTGCGCGACAAAAAGACCGCCCTGATCGATACGGTGTGGCAGCCTTTTGATAAGGAGTTTGTTGCCCGCCTGAAGCAGGACGTCGACTTGAAAAGCATCGACTATATCGTTATGAACCATAATGAAATCGACCACAGCGGATCCCTTCCGGAGCTGATGCGGGAGATTCCGGACACCCCCATCTACTGCACAGCGAACGGCCAAAAGATCATTCAGGGGCATTATCATCGCCCGGAATGGAACTTTGTCACCGTCAAGACCGGGGATACGCTGGATCTTGGTGACAGCAAGCTGATTTTCGTGGAGGCGCCGATGCTCCACTGGCCGGACACCATGTTCACCTATCTGACAGGCGAGAACATTCTGTTCAGCAACGATGCCTTCGGCCAGCACTATGCAACCGAGTCCCTGTATGACGATACAGTCGATCAGGCGGAGCTTTTTACCGAGGCCCTGAAGTATTACGCCAACATTCTGACCCCGTTCAGCAAATTCGTGACCAGGAAAATCCACGAGGTTCTCGACCTGAAGTTGCCGCTGAATCTTGTCTGCCCCAGCCATGGTGTGATCTGGCGGTCCCACTACGCCCAGATCATCGAGCAGTACCTGAAATGGGCGGATGATTATCAGGAGAATCAGGTTACGCTGGTTTACGATACCATGTGGAATTCCACCCGCAAAATGGCAGAGGCCATCGCGGCAGGCATTCGCGACGCCGATCCTTCCATCGCCGTTAAATTGATGAATTCCGCGAAAGAAGACAAGAACGATATCATCTCCGAGGTGTTCCGGTCCAGGGCCATTCTGGTCGGTTCTCCGACCATCAACAACGGGTACCTGTTTTCAATTGGCGGCATGATGGAGATGATCAAAGGGCTCAAATTTAAAAATAAGCGTGCCGCAGCATTCGGAAGCTACGGCTGGAGCGGAGAAGTCGTAAAACAGCTTACGGAGGAACTGAATAAAGCCGGTTTTCAAATTGTGAACGAGGGGCACCGGGCTTTGTGGATTCCGGATGAAGCGGAGCTCGCTACCTGCAGAGAGTATGGCAAACAGTTTGCGGAAAGTCTCTGA
- a CDS encoding recombinase family protein, protein MEVSKNITVIPARKHRRTEPGEEKPKLRVAAYCRVSTDTEEQATSYETQIDHYTAYINGHPDWTLAGVFADDGISGTNTKKRDEFNRMIDECMAGKIDMIVTKSISRFARNTLDCLKYIRQLKEKNIPVYFEKENINTMDSKGEVLLTIMASLAQQESQSLSQNVKLGLQYRYQQGQIQVNCTRFLGYTKDENKHLVVVPEEAKIVRRIYREYLEGASMLKIARGLEADGILNGAGNAHWHTSNISQILRNEKYIGDALLQKTYTTDFLTKTRVKNQGIVPQYYVENSHEAIIPHEIFMQVQEELVRRRLVHKSPNGKNRVFSSCHCLSNIVYCGGCGEFYRRIHWYNRGKKSIVWRCISRLENTGLYCDARTVPESRLEQVLVKAINRTLCDKDDFLNVLQKNIETVLSHGNDRALADIEKRLKELQAELLKLAVSNSDYEKVGNEIYRLRDEKQKALMESANRDEAKKRIADMSAFLREQPAALTQYDEPLVRRLIEKVTVYEDKFTVEFKSGVMVDVEE, encoded by the coding sequence ATGGAGGTCAGTAAAAACATCACGGTCATCCCGGCGAGGAAACACAGGCGTACCGAACCGGGCGAGGAAAAGCCGAAGCTGCGGGTCGCCGCCTACTGCCGGGTTTCCACTGACACGGAGGAGCAGGCCACCAGCTATGAAACGCAGATTGACCATTACACCGCCTACATTAACGGTCATCCGGACTGGACGCTGGCGGGTGTTTTCGCGGACGACGGAATCAGCGGAACCAATACCAAGAAGCGCGACGAGTTCAACCGCATGATCGACGAGTGCATGGCGGGCAAAATCGACATGATTGTCACCAAATCCATCAGCCGGTTTGCCCGCAACACGCTGGACTGCCTGAAATACATCCGTCAGCTGAAAGAGAAAAATATTCCCGTTTATTTTGAAAAAGAAAACATTAACACCATGGATTCCAAGGGTGAAGTGCTCTTAACGATTATGGCGTCACTTGCCCAGCAGGAAAGTCAAAGCCTTTCTCAGAACGTGAAACTGGGCCTGCAGTACCGCTACCAGCAGGGACAAATCCAAGTCAACTGCACCCGCTTCCTCGGCTATACCAAGGACGAAAACAAGCATCTGGTGGTCGTTCCGGAGGAGGCAAAAATCGTTCGGCGCATCTACCGGGAATACCTTGAGGGCGCCAGTATGCTCAAAATTGCCCGCGGTCTGGAAGCGGACGGCATTTTAAACGGCGCGGGCAATGCGCACTGGCACACCAGCAACATCAGCCAGATTCTGCGAAACGAAAAATACATCGGGGACGCCCTTCTGCAGAAAACCTACACCACCGATTTCCTCACAAAAACGCGCGTCAAAAACCAAGGAATCGTCCCGCAATATTACGTGGAAAACAGCCACGAAGCCATTATCCCGCATGAGATTTTCATGCAGGTGCAGGAGGAGCTGGTGCGCCGTCGGCTGGTTCATAAAAGCCCGAACGGGAAAAACCGGGTGTTCAGCAGCTGTCACTGCCTGTCTAACATCGTTTACTGCGGCGGCTGCGGGGAGTTTTACCGCCGGATTCACTGGTACAACCGAGGCAAAAAGTCCATCGTTTGGCGGTGCATCAGCCGGCTGGAGAACACCGGCCTGTACTGCGACGCCCGCACCGTGCCGGAGAGCCGGCTTGAGCAGGTGCTGGTCAAAGCCATCAACCGAACGCTCTGCGACAAGGACGATTTTCTCAACGTTTTGCAGAAAAACATTGAAACCGTTCTCAGCCACGGGAACGACCGGGCGCTCGCCGACATTGAAAAACGCTTGAAGGAACTGCAGGCGGAGCTTTTGAAACTGGCCGTGTCCAATTCGGATTACGAGAAAGTCGGCAATGAGATTTACCGTCTGCGGGACGAGAAGCAGAAGGCCCTGATGGAAAGTGCCAACCGCGATGAGGCTAAGAAGCGTATTGCCGACATGAGTGCTTTCCTGCGGGAACAACCCGCCGCCCTGACCCAATACGACGAACCGCTTGTCCGGAGGCTGATTGAAAAGGTCACCGTCTACGAGGACAAATTCACTGTGGAATTCAAGTCTGGCGTGATGGTGGATGTGGAGGAATAG
- a CDS encoding recombinase has product MSHIPYGYRVENGRAVIDEDAAGRVRTLFDAYLSGDSMNIAAGKAGIKSFHAGIGRMLTNTCYLGDGFYPAIIDEETFEAAEAERASRAEKLGRIQKPKEPKKAVFPTSFRMREGTEKFDDPFEQAEYAYSLIKTEVRTDGGQ; this is encoded by the coding sequence ATGAGCCACATCCCCTACGGCTACCGGGTTGAAAACGGGCGTGCCGTGATTGACGAAGACGCCGCCGGGCGGGTGCGAACGCTGTTTGACGCCTATCTGTCCGGTGATTCCATGAATATCGCCGCCGGCAAAGCGGGGATTAAAAGTTTCCACGCCGGAATCGGCAGGATGCTTACAAACACCTGCTACCTGGGCGACGGATTTTATCCCGCCATTATCGACGAGGAGACTTTTGAGGCCGCAGAAGCGGAGCGCGCGAGTCGGGCGGAAAAGCTGGGCCGTATTCAGAAACCAAAAGAACCGAAAAAGGCGGTCTTTCCAACGTCTTTTCGTATGCGCGAAGGGACGGAGAAGTTTGACGACCCGTTCGAGCAGGCGGAATACGCCTACAGTCTGATAAAAACGGAGGTGAGAACAGATGGAGGTCAGTAA
- a CDS encoding recombinase family protein: MKKVTKIDSRAVIPIGENEKPKLRVAAYCRVSTDSDEQKESLETQIRHYESYIKANPAWEFAGVYSDEGITGTKKEKRPELLRMIADCEDGRIDYIVTKSISRFTRNTADCLELVRKLQKRGIFICFEKENLDTGTMESEFMLSILSGLAAEESASISQNNKWSIQSRFQNGTYKITCPPYGYDSVDGMLVINERQAKVVRFIFSEMLTGKGTPQIAKELNRRGRKGKTGGQWTATTIRGMVINEKYTGDAVFQKTYTDSNFNHRRNDGEKEKYLLRGHHEPIVSREDFEAVQAVIAQHRREKGIKPKQTKYLNRYPFSGKIVCGHCGGTFKRRTHAYGRHKIAWCCGTHIADIAKCPVKYIPQSALECAFVTMMNKLIFANQAVLKPLLFSLRGVNAGDGMARIGQLEKSLEENRRQQEMLVSLLSKGYLEPAVYKKSNNELLREAERIQHQKDSISRLLNCDSQYLTDVSELLQYCTKAKMLREFDGKLFSRFVERIHVYERERIGFEMKCGVTLKERLVI; this comes from the coding sequence GTGAAGAAGGTCACGAAAATAGATTCCCGTGCTGTCATCCCGATTGGGGAAAATGAAAAGCCGAAACTGCGTGTCGCGGCCTACTGCCGGGTTTCCACCGACAGCGACGAGCAGAAGGAAAGCCTGGAAACGCAGATTCGGCATTATGAATCCTACATCAAGGCCAATCCCGCGTGGGAATTTGCCGGCGTGTATTCCGACGAAGGCATCACGGGTACGAAAAAAGAAAAGCGTCCGGAACTGCTCCGGATGATTGCCGACTGCGAGGACGGGCGGATTGATTATATCGTCACCAAGTCCATCAGCCGGTTTACGAGAAACACTGCCGACTGTCTGGAACTGGTGCGCAAGCTGCAGAAGCGCGGCATTTTTATCTGTTTTGAGAAGGAAAATTTGGATACCGGCACCATGGAAAGCGAATTCATGCTGTCCATCCTGAGCGGACTTGCCGCGGAGGAATCGGCTTCCATCTCTCAGAACAACAAATGGTCGATTCAGAGCCGGTTCCAAAACGGCACGTATAAAATCACCTGCCCGCCCTATGGATACGATTCCGTTGACGGAATGCTCGTCATTAACGAACGGCAGGCAAAAGTCGTTCGCTTTATCTTTTCGGAAATGCTGACCGGAAAGGGAACGCCCCAAATAGCCAAAGAATTAAACCGCCGCGGACGAAAGGGAAAGACGGGCGGTCAGTGGACAGCGACGACCATTCGCGGAATGGTGATCAACGAAAAGTATACCGGCGACGCTGTTTTTCAGAAAACCTATACCGACTCGAATTTCAACCACCGCCGCAACGACGGAGAAAAAGAGAAATATCTGCTTCGGGGCCATCACGAACCGATTGTCAGCCGCGAGGACTTTGAAGCCGTACAGGCCGTTATCGCCCAGCACCGCAGGGAAAAAGGCATAAAACCGAAGCAGACAAAGTATCTGAACCGATACCCGTTTTCGGGGAAAATTGTGTGCGGACACTGCGGCGGCACGTTCAAGCGCCGTACCCACGCGTACGGGCGGCATAAAATCGCGTGGTGCTGCGGTACGCACATTGCGGATATCGCCAAATGCCCGGTGAAATACATCCCCCAGTCCGCTCTTGAATGTGCCTTTGTCACGATGATGAACAAGCTCATCTTTGCCAATCAGGCCGTTCTCAAGCCCCTGCTGTTCAGTCTGCGCGGGGTAAACGCCGGCGACGGCATGGCGCGCATCGGACAGCTCGAAAAAAGTCTGGAGGAAAACCGGCGTCAGCAGGAAATGCTGGTCAGTCTGCTGAGCAAGGGGTATCTGGAACCTGCCGTCTACAAGAAAAGCAACAACGAACTGCTTCGGGAAGCCGAGCGGATTCAGCATCAAAAAGATTCCATTTCCCGTCTTTTGAACTGTGACAGTCAATATCTGACGGATGTCAGCGAGCTTCTGCAGTACTGCACCAAGGCAAAAATGCTGCGGGAGTTTGACGGAAAACTGTTCTCCCGTTTTGTGGAGCGGATTCACGTGTATGAGCGCGAAAGAATCGGCTTCGAAATGAAATGCGGCGTAACGCTGAAAGAAAGGCTGGTGATTTGA
- a CDS encoding SHOCT domain-containing protein translates to MDRLQTDGTVPTTPRMTQEALQREADYARAQKILESMRGRELISLSEFDQITALNRESFSPALAEIMP, encoded by the coding sequence ATGGACAGACTGCAGACAGACGGAACAGTTCCAACTACGCCGCGCATGACGCAGGAGGCGCTTCAGCGGGAAGCGGACTACGCGCGGGCGCAGAAAATACTCGAATCCATGCGCGGCCGAGAGCTGATTTCATTGTCCGAATTCGACCAAATCACCGCCTTAAACCGCGAATCTTTCTCTCCCGCGCTGGCGGAGATTATGCCCTGA